A single window of Anas acuta chromosome 31, bAnaAcu1.1, whole genome shotgun sequence DNA harbors:
- the LOC137846156 gene encoding HLA class II histocompatibility antigen, DM beta chain-like, with amino-acid sequence MEGLQRNPSTNGDIVEPDDYNPISAIPNGDWTYQTQVSLLVALVAGDTYTCSVQHVSLQEPLLEDWSGEAQDRTRRPAALAPCCHSLGRVPIGLGLMPEVTILVAVATVLMALGLGFFLAGIYCFRARPPALGYTPLPGDNYPAGSI; translated from the exons ATGGAAGGACTACAGAG aaatccctcaacaaacGGGGACATCGTGGAGCCTGATGACTACAACCCCATCTCGGCCATCCCCAACGGCGACTGGACCTACCAGACGCAGGTGTCCCTGCTGGTGGCCCTGGTGGCAGGCGACACCTACACGTGCTCAGTGCAGCACGTCAGCCTGCAGGAGCCTCTCCTGGAGGACTGGAGTGGAGAGGCGCAGGACCGCACCCGGAGGCCGGCGGCCTTGGCTCCTTGCTGCCACTCACTTGGCCGTGTCCCCATAGGTCTCGGACTGATGCCGGAGGTGACGATACTGGTGGCGGTGGCCACCGTGCTGATGGCGCTGGGACTTGGCTTCTTTCTCGCCGGCATCTACTGCTTCAGGGCCAGGCCTCCTGCCCTGG GTTACACTCCCCTCCCTGGAGACAACTACCCCGCAG gcagcatcTGA